AAAGGTGCCTCTAGCTAAACACGCTTGTCCATAGTTTTTTAGGCGACTCTGGTCTGGTCCATGGTTTGTAGCATGGTGACACTAAGCTGATCTTAACATATGAAGGCTTGCCCCGGGTTTGGGCTAATCTCCGTTGTTTTGGCATTCTGTTGCAACTTTGTGACGGTTTGCCAATAGGGCCGATGCTTTTCTTTTTGTTTGATCTTCGGATCCACCCCATGTTATTCTTCCGTTGCTACCTGCTAAATCTGAATCAAGCCAACAAATTTGCTGGATCTTTCCAAAAAAAACAAAACTTTGTGGCGGTTTCTTGAAGGGAAACCAATTCGTGCTTGTTGTTTAAAAAAAACAGATACGAAGGTTCCAAGGAGGCCCGCCATGAATGCAATTTTCTCACTTATAGCGAGATGGTGTTCTCCTATTTGGTGCACAGGTCGCTCGCGCCCGCGAGCGACCTGGCGCGTACCTCCCCGCACCCGCTACGTACAAAATCCGGGCCGGTTGAAACTAGATCCATTCTGGTTTTGGGAAAGTTCTAAAACCTTCCTAGACAAATTGTTTTGGTTATGCATGCAatttttttctactttttttttcatttcctttctttctacattttttgtttttcttattatttttccttttaatataattttcctttttatatttttcttcattttaatttttaaatattttattttattcccAAATTTCACGAACATTTTCTAAACTCCAGGCACATTTTTTAAAATTggtgaacaatttttcaaatcaggaattttttttggaattcaAAGCTTATTTATTGAATTTAAAAAATTCATCATAGTTTTGAAATTGCGCATAGTTTAAATTCATAGAAAAATTTCAAATcagggtgaacatttttcaatttaAAAATCTGTTCATCAAATTCATAAAATATTTATCCTATTGGTGAAATTGCATATattttttttgaactcatgaacacATTTTTTGCATAGGCGGACTTTTTTTTTGTAAATAGGGAAGAACTTTTGAAATCCATAAACAGTTTTTGTTTTTGATGAacgttttttgaattcatgaatattttttgaataaatgaacatttttaaaatgttctaaacattttctaaaaatttgcaaacaatttttaGGAATTCGCAAACAGTTTTTTCAATATTTTTAATATtgtataaaattcatgaacatatttttaagACACGAATCCTTTTTTTCTTCTGAAATCACTTGTTTTTTgaaaatccatgaatattttttccATTCACGATTTTTTTGGTTCAAATTCACAAAACAATTATGATTTCTGGAACATTTTTCCAAAGTTCAGGTTTTGAAATTTAGAAATTTTTCAATATCTTTAATTATTTTAAGtattaaataaaaaaacaaaaaaaagaaagaacatGAAAACAGAAAAGCTGGGGGCCTAATAGGGGTGCGCGCTGACTCATTTGCCAGCGCGTCACACGCCATATATAGCGGGCGCCCCTATATCCCGCTTTCAGCGAGTCCAGCTTCGGACTCGCTGAAGGGGCAAGTGAGATCGGCAGCCCATGCAAGCGGTAGGCCAcaacctcttttttatttttcaacCTGATGTTTTATGtttagttttttgctttatttttgtatttttatttctacattaaatattgtaaatattatatatatatatataggatcgcgctattcgtcaccctgggtgaggaatagttattcttcacccctctctattttaccatcaatgcaccgtaattttacattCTGTAAGTTTtatcttatttccgacgcaaaaagagaccgtaagaaaatatataatcgtcgtaaaaaatattttatgttatgtaaaattacaaacgtaaaaacatagtctaaaatacacataaactgcaaattttcttgtcttatgacctatatttttattttcttgtgtcaaattttatgtagtgaatcaatagaaatgtaactatttgaattcgaaatataatttaattatgaaatgatcgtaagattacctcgggtgaagaataacttattctgcaccctgggtgatgaatagtaacactatatatatatatatatatatatatatatatatatatatatgttaataAGGCATTCAGAAAAaatttaaatgtgtatagaaaaactgTTGATCATATATTAGGAAAACGAtgttttttatcatgtatataaaaatattaatcaagaatTTTGAAAAAAAGTCCAAGAAGTATTTGGAAAAAGCATTACAAAAGCATTTAATTTGTATTGGAAAAACGTTAGAGGTGTATTAGAAATATATTGCTGACACATACAAGAAATGTAGAATAATAACCAAAGAacaaagaaaaccgaaacaaaaagcAAAATCAACAAATTAAAATTGTAAATGGAAAAAAGAACAAAGtgtaaagaaagaaagaaagaaagaaagaaataaagaaagaaagaaagaaatggagagaaaaacaaaataaacaaaagaaaaagaagcatCTTTTTTAAATTAGTTTTGCCAGTGAAGCAGAATCTGGATTTGGGCCATTTTTAATGCAATTTCCTGAAGCATCTCAAAGTGTACTTCGGTGATGAAGTTGATTCCCATAGGTGATTAAAATCTAAGCAAAACTAAAACAAACAGGGCCTACTACTTACCATGAATGGGACCTAGGCGGAGTGGCTAGTAGCGCCCGGGATCGATCCCTATTTCTCCCCTTTCCTCTGCTAATTTTACTTGCTATGCGTGcatgaatgggccggcccaatactATGTGAAGGAATGGAAAACCTTTAGCGAGAGCTGCTACCAACTCGCTTAATGCGACACCATTTTTTTTGAGatcacacatttttataaaatacacaaatattctttgaatacACGAAATTTTTCAACATAATAAAGATTTTTTAACGCCCAAAAATTTATAATTTCTGGAACATTTGTCCAAAGTTCAGTTTTTTAAATTTGGAACTTTTTAAAAATTGAAACAGAAAAACTAGGGTGTTCTAGCAACGTTCATGGGCGGGCCCAATAGGGGTGCTGACTCGTTTGCAGGCGCGTCATACGCCAAATAGGAGCTCGCAGAGAGATGAGAGATCCTAGCTGACGCTCATTAGCGCCAAACAAGCGAGCTCTCACGTAGGGCTAGTAAAATCACCAAAACATGATGATTTGTTGAGTAAGCCAACTCGCACCCGTACGATAGATGGTATTTGCTCGTTACCAGTTGAGCTATCAAATGTTACTGATTAATAGACGTGTGAATATTTAAGAACTAACCGCAATGCcagataaaaaaaataaaaaatttcgaCCACAGAGCATTTTGTGATATATACCGAACAaattttaaatacacattgaacatttccCTGATACATGttaaacaatttttaaatacacattgaacattttgtgGTGTACGCTGAACATTTTTATAACACATGTTCAACTTTCTCATAAATacagggtgaacattttcttaaaatagGATGGACATTTTTGTAATACGTGGTGAACTATTTATATAACACAcaaaaaagagaacaaaaaacaaaaaacaaaaaaaggaaaaaagaaacaatAAAAATAGAACAAAAACCACTGCAAACCGCAGGAAACATTTAAAAATTCGGGAAGCTGCAACCAAATGAAGAGCAGGCGCCTGTACATGGGGCGGCCCGAACGGAGGCACGACCTTTTGAGGCAATTCCTATTTGGCGCTTAAGACATCCATTACTGTGTGTTTTGCAAACAGATGCCCGAAGCGCCCTCACGCTAGACCGGCCCATGTAGATTCTTTTATGTGTTTTAATCCTGACAAAAAAATGTGTGCTAATTTTCAATCAAACCAGCGACCTCCCTCATCAAGATAAGTGATGCAACCGCACCGCCACATAGCGGGATCAGTAAGTTACAACTTTTTCCTTCTTTTATTCTTCCTTGTTTTAATCCCAACAAAAAAATGTGTGCTAATTGTCAATCAAACCAGCGACCTCCCTCATCGAGATAAGTGATGCAACCACACCGCCACATAGCGGGATCAGTAAGTTACAACTTTttccttcttttattctttcttgtttttgttttttccctttccctttccttttccccttttttctttttcctttcttgtTCAACGAATTGTTTGCAAATAcgtgaactttttcttcaaattgatgattattttttaaaattttcaaatttgatgaacatttttcaaattcaatgatttCCCCcccaaatttgatgaattttttaaaTTTAGTGTTTTTTTAAATCTTCGAACTCCTTTCCATTTTCGATGAACATTTACAGAATTTGGTGAATGTTTTCAAGTATATAAGCATTTTTCAAAAACATGATTGTTTTTCagaatttgagaacattttttaattcagaattttttttcatttgCAATTGATTTCCCTCTAATTGGCCCGCCCACTGGCGTTTGAACATTATTTGTTTTCTTTCCTGGttcttgttattttttctttttccgtTCGGTTTTCTTTGCTTTCTCTTTTTGTTTCTTTGTAGATTTTCACTGGGTTTCCTTTTTTTAGCAAACATCTAGTTTTATTTAGTACAATTTATACATTTTCAGTGCACATTTAACCAATTTTTGATATATGTGGAACTTTTTTCAAGTACACAATGTGCATATTAATTTTaatacatgttttgaacacttTTTTGAATACACTGTCATGATTTTCTCAAATACATTTTAAAATTTTTATGTTAATAATTTTTTTCTATACTAAGctaacatttttttacattgtttaaATATTTTTGTCAAATGTCACAAAAATTATTTTTGGATCACGAGACCATTTCTTTAGTATGATACATACATTATTTGTTGGGACTTCCTCCGATCCATATTATTTCTCTTAAATTTGTCTATATATGGACGTATTCAAACACGTTTTAGTGTTAGAATACATTCAAATCTAAGACAAATAATACGGACGGGAGGGAAAACATTTTTATACTATACAATCATTTTTTACAttgtattaaaatttatgaaaaaatCACATTGGTTTGTTTGAAACACAAGATTTTTTTTCATGTCAAgaacattttttataaaaaaattacacCATGTTAACACTTTTTTTCTTCAAATTGACGGGATTCGGTTTTTTAATTAAATCTAAAACTTTAATATATATTCATTTAAAGTATAAATAAAATAGAAAGAAAAGTAAGTAAAAAAGTGCGACGCCAGCGGGGCGGGCAAGCCCATGTCATGCCTGCGCGAAGCGTTATTGCTGTGCTTGATTGTCCCACTATGGCTCCGCTTGACGCGAGGCTGCCCTACCTCTCGCTATAAGTAAGATATAGGGGTGCCCCATCCATCTCAAAATCTAAAACCTGCGTATTCTGAAGCTGGACGATGACAGAAATGTCCTAGAAGGACCGATTCAGGCCAACTCAGAGAAGATGGGTCCATCAGATATGGGAATGATGCTAATACACCGAGCTTTCTTCGAAACACCATTGTTTTTCTACTCGCATTTAGGTGGTTGTTGTGTAGTAAGCATTATGCAATCACCTTGTTCTTGGGTGCAGCTATGTGCTGCTTATAGCGAGGTGCATGGATGCCGCTTATTTCATGGTGGGCCAGCCCAGTAGCATGTGGCTCGTCCTGTCTACGTCAGCCTAatttcatttttcttcttattttacttttatttctattttaatATAAGTGCATATAATTTAGAACATAACTTTAGTTAgtaaatttaaaaaaaatattgtaaAAAGCCTTATCATAGTATAAAAATTTGTTAGCATGGTTTTAGAAAATGTTGATAACTTAAAATTAATGTTAAAGACAATGAAAGAATGTTCCGCTGTTTCGAAAAATGTATGTGGTTTCAAAAATATTGTGTATACAATGTAAAAGAATATGTTTGCTAATATAAAAAATGTTTCGTGTCATTAAAAAAATGTATGTCACATTTGATGAAAATACTCCcacgtttcaaaaaatgttcgtttcTAGTATTTTTcgttcacgagagtcacggttttgcttccgcgagaagaaCGGTTGTGCTTTCGAGAGAGTCACGGTCGTGcatctcgaaaacgaaaaaaaacgcgttttttgtttttttccttccatgagaggcacggttgtgatttcgcgagaggcacgtgcgtgcctctttcggaaaggaaaaacaaccgcgctcccggttcggttttttcgcccggttttttGCGTTCGGTTTTTTTCGTGATTttttttgtcaaaacctatcaatatgggatctagttttgaagatctcaacgcgaggaatccaataatgaaaacggttcgagatttggacgcacggtttaagagataaaacattttaaataaacagatctacgaaaaaagggaaaactcacaggttgcgacaagtggcgcgctgtatGTGCGCCACTTGATGCGACCTGAAAAAGTAAAGTATTCTTTGCAACGAGTATTCCTTAATTAGTTTTTTTGAGACAAAGTATTCCTTaattaattagtgatttcgcagaGAAAGAACCTATGTGCGATATGAACGGCAGCAAACCAAGCGCGCTAATGGGCCTGCCCGCGAGTCGTCGCCCGTAGGCCTTTCCTATTAGAAAATCGGTAGCTCTAGTGCTTGCTCCACGCCGGCTGAATTAACCTGTTTCGCTCAAAGAAAATGGTTGATTGGCGAAATTACTAATTAAGGGTTGCTCCTCGTAAATATTACTCCTACCTTCTCAGGCGAAGACAAATGATGCGTTGAATGCGCGCCACTTCTCGCAACCAGAGtgtttccttttttcctttagatttgtttattcaaaatattttatcttttgaacAATGCGTCCATATCCTGAGTCATTTTAACTGTTAGATTgctcgcatcgagatcttcaaaactagatccaacTTTTGTAGGTTttggcaaaaaaaatcatgaaaataaaGCCCCaaaaaacaataaacaaaaaattgataaaaaaggaaacaaaaaaaccaATGACATAAAAACAATAGAAGGAAAAAACCGAAGTAGAAAGCACGATTGTGACTTTTCACTTTTTTCTCTTTTTCGAGGGGTAGGGcttgcttctcgtggaagcaaatatgtgcttcgacgagaagcaaatatgtgcttcttaTGGAAGCACTGTTTATTTTTTGTCGAGAAGCACATATGTGCTTTTCACGGAAGCAAATCTatcctccacgagaagcaaatgtGCCTCTCGTAGAAGCACATATTGTTCCCTTCTGTGCTTCTTGTGGAAGCACATATTTTTCCTTTCCGATAAGCATAACCGTGTTTCTCGCGGAAGTAAATATGTGCCTTCGCGAGAAGCAAGTCTGTGCTAATGGGTCCATGCTGGCATCAACACTATCCCATCTCCATTCCGTTGTACTACCGAACCCTAGTGGATCCCTACGTGTATTACTCTGTTTTATCATCCATGTTCACCACCGTTATTCGTATGATGCCTGTTATcttcatgtgtgagtagttccctaGTTCTCGGGGATATGAATGCCCCTTAGTATGTAAAGATGCTGAACGCTTATAAAGATATGAGATACTAGACTAGATTTTTAATAGCTTTCATGAAAATTGTGAAGGGCCCACTCATCATTTCCATCTTGTATGGCCACGAAGCATATTATTGTTGTTGTAAAGATTAGGGTGCAGAGGTGATTCAAGGTGGAGTAACGAAGAGCCCTTGGAGCGACCGCGTCCACGGAAAACCCTTAATTAGCATTGTGAGAACTAGAGTGCCAAAACTATTGTAGTGCCGTGCGTGGTACAAAGTATACCTAGAGTAGAACATATTTCGTACCTGGATCCGTCCAGTTACAAACATCAAGGGTGGCTTAAATATCCACCTAAAACCATGCAATAGTATACGTTACATTAAACACATACCATTGGGAGTATCCCAGACTCTCCGAGAACGCTTTAATCTACTTGTTGATTGCATCGCTTATTCACCTCGCCGCTCTTTTATTACTTTTAGGAGCACCGTGACATCCAACAGATCATACTTTATAAGGGGCGAATGCATAATCCGTGAAAGAGGGACGACCGGAGCGATAACAGATAACGAGAAGCCATTCACAAACCCTATCGCCACCATTTCCCATCTCATCTCCATAGGCATCACCCTCATCACCATCATAGTGTTTCTCCCCGAGATAGCCATACTTGTAATCGGTGCATCGCAATCAGCAACATTGTAAGACTATTTATCAATCAATCATTCATCTTTATGTCGTCTTCAATGATTTCTTCTTGTAATCTGATCATGTGTGTCAATAATTCCGTAAGGCAATGGGTTGAGGCAAGGCATTGCAACCCTATGCATTTGTGCATGGGGTTGTTGGAGACTTTGCTTAATTGACGTTATATGTATGTGTGATTCACAATGGAGTTGTCTtttgtcttcttcttgttctaaggCCCCTGTAGGTACCCGGGATCCCATAGATCGATCAAGTAGGAGGCAAGAAACAAGGACGTGTGGAACGCTATTCTGAAACGAGTAACACAAGCGATTAGTACGGTAGCGAAAAGCAATTCCTTGGGGATaaatgaggtgtagtcattaaaagCTCAATGCTCTTGTTTGGATAAATCCTTAATAACCGAGGTAACCCTGTGATACGGTAAGGGCCAGCAGTTGGACAACCGACTATCGATGCAGGTCATGACCGGCCGTGACGTACTTTGGACACACGCCCCACTACATCTCGCTGTGAGCACATCGTAACGGATGTCTAAAAGAACCATGTTGTAGATCAAGACGAGATCCCACGCACAAGTACAAAGCTTAAAGTGTAAGTCTTAATTCCCATGCCTATTTCCATATCATTGTTTACACCTAAAAGATTGTTTAAAGGTCTGGAAAACTGGAACATTTTGAGAGAACAATAACTTGCTTGAATCTTTATCACATATCACATCTTTGTCAACAACCTTGGGGAAAAGGTAAGGAACTTTCTACAATCTAAAACTGGATCATAGAGGATCATCAAACGCCTTACCGCTACTGCAATTTTCATCGCTTTTTCATTACTTATAATCTTGCGCACTTTGATTTCTTGTCAGACCACTATTGCAATATTCCATTTTCGCATTACTTTGCTTGAGACGACAACTAACTTGTAGGCATATTGCAATGAAGCAAACTATTTACTTATCTCTCTTTGGGAATTGATTCTCTTACTTTGAAAAAGGTTACAAGCAAACCTTGTGCACTTGTAAAAGATCAGCATACTCCAAGAATCTAACTTGGGAACCATCCGTGACAAAGAAACAACCAAATTGAAAAAAAACATTAGGTTTCATCAGGCCAATCCAAAAATGGGGTCCCGTGGTTTCCAATGGAGTTGAGAAAAATGACATTGAATCCCACGTACTTATAACAAATGATTTCCTACCACACGTCTTCTCCACTAAAAAGTTTGCTTGACGATTTACATAGAAGTGCAATACTTTTTTTTATCTCATGACCGTGAGTACTCAAGCCACCTTGAATTTTAGGGCGGCACATGACACTCCACTTAGCAAGCCGATATTTCTTTGTTTCACTGTCAGTATGCCACTTTGCTAGAAAAGTAAGGATTTAAAGTAGTCCAGCCTCTGCAGGACCCCTTTTGGTAAGTGTAAGAATGATACCGTGTACAAAACCATGTTGTTGAGGACGAAGTTAATTCAACCAATCACCCCCCATATGACAGGAGTTTACTCTTTCAGCTAGTAAGGCGTTTCTCAAGTCAATCTTCCACGTACATTTCCAAGTCCGTGGTAGTGGATTTGAGTACCAATGTACCTAATTGGGAACTGCCCGAGGCAACAACCAAAGATATCCGATCTCTGAAGGAGAAAAAATTACTCTAATGAGAACTAATTTAAGATCGAAAAGTTTCTCAAAAGCACATAAAAGCAACTTGAGGTTAGTCATGGTCCATAAGAGAATGGTGTTATTATCGGCATATGATAGAGTGGATAGATCATCTTCTACTGATGAGAAATTACCCCACTAATATGTCCAACCATTTTAGTGCGTACAACTAGTATATCGAGCATGCCCGCTACAATGTTGAACATGATAGGGGATAGCGGGACACCATGACAAAGTCCCTTTTGGAAGTAGTTGCTCATGTCATCATTTATTTTGATGGTGACACTATCCCAAAGACAAAACTCCCGACCCACATGCATCATTTTAGTGAGAACCCCTACATGCGAAGAGTTTAGGGAAGAAATGAGTCACTTGACTTTATCATAAGCTTTCTTAAAGTTGATTTTTAAGATGACACTGCTCATCTTTTTTTGGTGAAGCTCATTTATAGTTTCATGTAGGACACCAACCCTATCAAGTATATTTCATCCTTCCATGCATGATGTTTGAGTGAGATGGACTACATGATCAGCCATGCCATTCCACCGATTAGTCGCCAACTTCGTAAAAATCTTAAAGTTGATAGTCGCCAACTTCGTAAAAATCTTAAAGCTGATAGTCGCCAACTTCGTAAAAATCTTAAAGCTGATAATCATGAGACAAGTTGCCTGATATTGTTTGATCCGACTTGCATCCATCGTTTTAGGTggtaaaatatattttttgaagtttaaacaacGATATTGTCggattaaaaataataattactCACGAAACATTACAACTCTAGATCGGTCCATCTAGCATAGCAGCTAGTTTTATTCGTCTTTGTTCTCTTTCGAATCGTTCTCTTGTCTATTGGGAGTTGAGGGTGGTTTGGCTCAGCCGCAGCTTGCGCTCGTCGGAGAGCTTCTTGGCAAAGTGAGCCAACGCCTCTTCATTGGTGCCCTCATTGTCGACGGGCTCATACACCCCCGTGTCGATGTTCACCCGGGCCACTTTCTTCTTGAGCAACATGTTGCCGATCCCGATGAGCGCCTCCATGTTGGCCTTGGTGGAGATATCCACCGAGGACGTGTGGCCCGTGAGGGAGTCATCCTGGATGCGTAGGTAGTTCTTCTCAATGTTGAGAGCCTGGAATAATATAGCAGCGTGGATGTCGACCATGTCGGCGCTTGCATGGGAGAAAATGTCGATAAGTGGGGTGAAGCCACCGTCATAGAGCCAGCGGAGGACGCCCCATTTGGCGCAGTCTGGCGCGGTGTACTTCTCCGCCTGCTTGGCCGTCCCTGTGCCGATGGAGATGATGAGGTACCTGTGGTACTCGGCGGGCTTGCCATGCGTGAAGTCCGGGTTCCGGCGCAACACTTCCTTGGTGATCATGGACATGGCGGCCATGGTCGGGTTGTTGGCGGccacgccaccgtcgatgaggtgGTACTCACGGTCCGGCAGCTTGCCCGCGGGGTCATGGGTCGTGAAGTAGTGCGCCGGGAAGTAGGTGGGTGCCGCCGACGTGCTGATGCAGATGTCGGAGAGGTGCGCGTTCTTGAGCGGGTCCACCTTGGCCTCGTACGTGTTGAAGATGACCGGCTGCAGGTACTTGATGTCGAACGTCGGGACGATGATGTTGGTGACGGTGTCGGCGACGGTCACGTCGTTGGTGAGGCTCTTGATCTTGTCGTGCAGGAACTTACCGTCGTACTTGGGACCCTTCACGGCGCCGAACAGGTTCGCCATCGGGGTCAGGAACCCCAACCTGCACGTACGTGAAGCAACGCCGGCGTCAACATCGCCGCTGAAGAGAAGGGACaccgtgcgtgcgtgcgtgagtACGTACCTCCTCTGCGGGAAGATCTTGGGCCCGTTCTCGAGGTAGAACGTGTTGATGTCCTTGGCCTCGAAGAGCGGCCGCTTGTTCTCGCCCGGCGCAGCAAGCATCGACGTGACCAGCGCGCCCGTGCTCGTCCCGGCGATCACGTCGAAGTAGTCCGCGATGCGCGCGTCCGGCCCGTCCAGCTCCTATCAAACACAATACACGTCACAAAAAAATCAATCTAGGACGACGAAGATGCAGCTATAGACAATCGAGCTGCAGACTGACGTGCCTGGAGCTTGGACTCGAGACAGGCGAGGATGGTGGAGGGGATGAGACCGCGGATGCCGCCGCCGTCGATGCTCAGCACCGTGATGAGCCGCCCCTGCGACGGCGGCGGGCACGTCAGCGTGGGGTCCGCCTGGCTGCACATGCTTAGCTTCGCACGGGGTGTGCCCTGCACTGCGCTTGAGCTCTAGCTAGTGCTAGCAGTGGGAGAGCCTTTAATTTGAAACAAGACCCAGCTCGCTCCCGTAGCTCTGGTGTTCTTGCGCTTTCCGATCTGGAGCCTCTACCGCCTACCGGGCTATTTAACTCCAAATTTGGCGCCAGTGGCTAAGATGGAATCATTTTACTTTACACTTATTTTATGGCGCGCGTTTGTCACGTTTGATGGGTACCGATGACCAACTTCTCGAGTCCCTGCTCGCTGTACCGGTCGACAGCATGATTTGTTGGCGCAACGAAGAGCAGCGACGATGCTTGGTCGCACCAGATTTTCTTCAAAAGTTACACGTTCCATCCTAATAGAAAGACAAAGAGAGCGGAAGGGAAAGAAATCATAATAAAGTTAAATGGTAATGATTCAGCGAACGTTCGCTGGGATGACATTCGCGAACGTTTTTCACGAACATGGCAATTCCTTAAGGGAACACGGAAAATTTCATAGCAAAATCCCTTGTTTGCATAATTTGCAATGTGTTTTGAAGAAATTGCCATGGGTGTTCGAAGTAATTGCCATAAAAATGTTGGCAAATGTCATGCTTCTCAAGGAAGGCTATTGTGATCCAAGTTAAAACGAACACACACCTGTCCCGAATCTCTTGGGCGAGTTATATCAGTATACTTCTTTTCGGGCGCGGTTTTCTGTTATCAATTTGACTAGAAAAATATATGCTATATGCCACAAAAGGTATATCTTTGGATTCTTCGTTGAATGGAATTACTAACACAATTTTTTTTGGCATGTTACACAATGTTCGTTTGGTCAGACTAAAGAGCTAGAAACCCGTGCCCCACTTATATTTCTCTCTGGAGGAAGTAGTGCACTCAGCGCCGCATTTCTAAGACTTGAACACGCACAAGTGCATTTCAGTTTACTCAGGGTTTTTTTAGGACGTATTAATTATTACCCGCAAACAAAAATTACTTGTTGTCTATCAAGAATTACCAAAGCAAGAGAGGACTGACGCGGCTCGGTCCTCGCGTTGCCCTCCTATTGTGACTAGGAGGGACAACTAGCTCAAACCGACCTCTCCTTCCCTATTTTTCTCCCACCCTTGCCGCTGCCAAAGAAGGCCACCTGCAAGCCCTCACCACTCTCGCAAAGGGCTTGGGACATCGGGGTAGCGGCCCTGGTTAAAGATGGTGGTGTCGACCCAGTGGCGAGTGGCTGCTGCGGTGATTGGTCAACTCCTTGGCTAAGTGGGTGGTGGGGTGTCTATGGATGGCGTGCTTGTTGGCAGTGGCGAAGCTTGCAACAAAAACATGGGTGGGCCAAACTGCAATAGATTGCTCATGACTGGCTTTTGTGGCCCCATGGGTTGGCTATAATAGGAGCAAATGCTACAAAGTTGGGCATGCCATGGCCCGTGCAGCCTTGTTGTAGCTccatgtcgatgtcaaaaccggcggatctcgggtagggggtcccgaactgtgcgtctaggccggatggtaacaggaggcaagggacacaaagttttacccaggttcgggccctctcgatagaggtaaaaccctacgtcctgcttattaatattgatgatatgggtagtacaagagtagatctaccacgagatcga
The sequence above is drawn from the Triticum aestivum cultivar Chinese Spring chromosome 7A, IWGSC CS RefSeq v2.1, whole genome shotgun sequence genome and encodes:
- the LOC123154383 gene encoding patatin-like protein 1, which encodes MCSQADPTLTCPPPSQGRLITVLSIDGGGIRGLIPSTILACLESKLQELDGPDARIADYFDVIAGTSTGALVTSMLAAPGENKRPLFEAKDINTFYLENGPKIFPQRRLGFLTPMANLFGAVKGPKYDGKFLHDKIKSLTNDVTVADTVTNIIVPTFDIKYLQPVIFNTYEAKVDPLKNAHLSDICISTSAAPTYFPAHYFTTHDPAGKLPDREYHLIDGGVAANNPTMAAMSMITKEVLRRNPDFTHGKPAEYHRYLIISIGTGTAKQAEKYTAPDCAKWGVLRWLYDGGFTPLIDIFSHASADMVDIHAAILFQALNIEKNYLRIQDDSLTGHTSSVDISTKANMEALIGIGNMLLKKKVARVNIDTGVYEPVDNEGTNEEALAHFAKKLSDERKLRLSQTTLNSQ